The Coregonus clupeaformis isolate EN_2021a chromosome 3, ASM2061545v1, whole genome shotgun sequence genome includes a region encoding these proteins:
- the tdo2a gene encoding tryptophan 2,3-dioxygenase A, which translates to MSGGCPYFEKKHLLFKSKLHLNEEEVDDSQEGINKASKGGIIYGDYLQLDKVVTAQVLQSELKGNKIHDEHLFIVTHQAYELWFKQILWELDSVREIFISGHVRDERNMLKVNTRIHRIVMIFKLLVDQFSVLETMTALDFYEFREYLSPASGFQSLQFRLLENKIGVLDNLRVPYNRRHYRDNFKGHESEMLLSSEKEPCLLKLVEKWLERTPGLDGDGFNFWKKLEANIFEGLCIEKKKIAKMPDSEEKEEMMEELTKQKELFTSLFDIKRHEHLLSKGERRISYKALQGALMIYFYREEPRFQVPFQLLSNLMDIDTHMTKWRYNHVCMVHRMIGSKAGTGGSSGYHYLRSTVSDRYKVFVDLFNLATFLIPRHWVPKLDPNKHTFLFTAEYCDSSYCSSEDSD; encoded by the exons ATGAGTGGTGGATGTCCTTACTTCGAGAAAAAGCACTT GTTATTCAAGAGCAAGCTGCATCTGAACGAGGAGGAGGTAGATGACTCTCAAGAAGGAATTAACAAGGCCAGCAAAGGTGGTATCATCTATGGTGACTACCTTCAG CTTGACAAGGTTGTGACGGCCCAAGTTCTTCAGAGTGAACTGAAAGGGAACAAGATCCACGATGAACATCTTTTCATTGTCACCCATCAAG caTATGAACTCTGGTTCAAGCAGATTCTATGGGAACTGGATTCAGTGCGAGAGATTTTCATCAGTGGACAT GTTCGTGATGAACGCAACATGCTGAAGGTCAACACCCGCATACATAGGATCGTTATGATCTTCAAGCTGCTGGTCGACCAGTTCTCCGTGCTCGAGACAATGACGGCCTTGGACTTCTATGAATTCAG AGAGTACCTGTCCCCTGCCTCCGGGTTCCAAAGTCTCCAGTTCCGTCTGTTGGAGAACAAGATTGGGGTCCTTGACAACCTGAGGGTCCCCTACAACAGGCGTCACTACAGGGACAACTTCAAAGGACATGAGAGTGAGATGCTGCTCAGTTCTGAGAAGGAGCCTTGTCTGCTGAAATTGGTGGAG AAATGGCTGGAAAGGACCCCAGGTCTTGACGGGGATGGGTTCAACTTTTGGAAAAAACTGGAAGCCAACATCTTTGAAGGATTGTGTATTGAAAAAAAGAAAATCGCG AAAATGCCAGACTctgaagagaaggaggagatgaTGGAAGAgctgacaaagcaaaaagagcTCTTCACTTCTCTGTTTGACATCAAAAGACATGAGCATCTTTTGAGCAAAG GTGAGAGACGGATCTCCTACAAGGCTCTCCAAGGAGCTCTGATGATTTACTTCTACAG GGAGGAGCCCAGGTTCCAGGTCCCCTTCCAACTTCTGTCCAACCTGATGGACATTGATACCCACATGACAAAATGGAGAT ACAACCACGTGTGCATGGTGCACAGAATGATTGGTAGCAAAGCAGGCACTGGAGGCTCCTCTGGCTACCACTACCTGCGCTCTACTGTCAG tgaTCGCTACAAAGTCTTTGTGGATCTCTTCAACCTGGCCACGTTTTTGATACCTCGCCACTGGGTGCCCAAGCTGGACCCCAACAAGCACACCTTCCTGTTCACTGCAGAGTACTGTGACAGCTCCTACTGCAGTAGTGAGGATTCAGACTAG
- the ctso gene encoding cathepsin O: MTGVTLFLIFLLNLGLLTFADVARRSGVWQTVRKSNCSAVTDVDFESFREIFHRSYKLHSDYYHRRRSYFKNSIKRHAYLNSFSTDKDSAKYGINQFSDLAINEFRELYLTATAETVPPYSGLKTEGLPAKFDWRDKTAVGPVQNQQACGGCWAFSVVGAIESVYSKAGQPLKQLSVQQVIDCSYKNQGCNGGSITRALSWLKQTRVKLVKQSEYPYKAETGICHLFSQSHDGVLVKDFAAHDFSGCEEAMMGRLVEWGPLAVTVDAISWQDYLGGIMQHHCSCHHANHAVLVTGYDTTGEVPYWIVQNSWGTSWGNEGYVYIKMGGNVCGIADSVTAVFL; encoded by the exons ATGACGGGTGTTACATTGTTTCTCATTTTCCTCCTAAACTTAGGCCTACTTACTTTTGCCGATGTTGCTCGTAGAAGTGGCGTTTGGCAAACTGTCAGGAAGTCCAACTGCTCTGCAGTCACTGATGTTGATTTCGAGTCGTTTAGGGAAATATTTCATCGGAGTTATAAACTCCACAGCGATTATTATCATCGGCGCAGATCTTATTTTAAG AATTCCATCAAAAGGCATGCATACCTGAACTCATTCTCAACAGACAAAGACTCCGCAAAATATGGCATTAACCAGTTCTCGGATTTAGCAATAAATGAATTCAGAG AACTGTATTTGACTGCCACAGCTGAAACAGTCCCTCCCTACTCAGGACTTAAGACAGAGGGACTGCCTGCCAAGTTTGACTGGAGGGACAAGACTGCAGTCGGCCCAGTACAGAATCAACAAGCA TGTGGAGGTTGCTGGGCGTTCAGTGTTGTGGGCGCCATAGAGTCAGTCTATTCCAAAGCAGGCCAGCCATTGAAACAGCTCAGTGTGCAACAAGTCATTGACTGTTCCTACAAGAACCAGGGCTGCAATGGAGGCTCCATTACAAGGGCCTTGAGCTGGCTGAAACAG ACTAGGGTTAAGTTGGTGAAACAGTCAGAATACCCATATAAGGCAGAGACTGGGATTTGCCATTTATTTTCTCAGTCACATGATGGTGTTTTGGTGAAGGACTTTGCTGCCCATGATTTCAG TGGGTGTGAGGAGGCTATGATGGGCAGGTTGGTGGAGTGGGGACCCCTGGCTGTGACTGTGGATGCCATCAGTTGGCAGGACTATCTGGGTGGCATCATGCAGCACCACTGCTCCTGCCACCATGCCAACCACGCTGTGCTGGTCACTGGTTACGACACCACAG GTGAGGTGCCATACTGGATAGTACAAAACTCATGGGGAACATCATGGGGTAACGAAGGTTATGTTTACATTAAAATGGGAGGCAATGTTTGTG GTATTGCAGACTCTGTGACTGCTGTCTTCCTGTGA